A stretch of Gemmatimonas aurantiaca T-27 DNA encodes these proteins:
- a CDS encoding methyltransferase: MSTYHQWLSAPVRIGDIDITVATKAGAQAHGAYDPAAAMLAHWVAVHEPVSVPSLNGAPRSVHLHAGLGLSAALAARQGYQVLACDRYALHVAATARTLALSGIDDPAVIVRHAAIPGSQPARPAISTSTSTSTTSGADQVIGNVTVNATVNATVNAAVDGVADGSVALVTIRIPTDRIGVQLAVAEAFRMLAVGGVCLLAGANDEGAKSAAKLLQAVFGEATVEAQHSGHRMVRAVKRHDRAGDHAIFALPWLDLGHFHAVPVQFAGNGNPALAFRQFTRPGVFSWEHLDEATVLLADVMNIRRGDRVLDLGCGAGALGVVASIRSGVPAVLADADADAVRGAQRTAREAGVPDVRVLASDVASAVEDQAFDVVVSNPPFHVGKSIDLTVPRAFIDDAWRTLAPGGRLYIVANRTLPYERLIDARFGEVRTAHDGRRFKVLGAVRS; the protein is encoded by the coding sequence ATGAGCACCTACCATCAGTGGCTGTCGGCACCGGTCCGAATCGGTGACATCGATATCACCGTGGCCACCAAAGCCGGCGCACAGGCCCACGGCGCCTACGACCCAGCGGCCGCCATGCTCGCCCACTGGGTGGCCGTTCACGAGCCCGTGTCGGTGCCATCCCTGAACGGCGCGCCCCGGTCGGTACACCTGCACGCTGGCCTGGGGCTCTCTGCGGCCTTGGCAGCCCGGCAGGGCTATCAGGTCTTGGCTTGCGACCGTTACGCCCTCCACGTGGCTGCTACGGCCCGCACGCTGGCCCTCTCGGGTATCGACGACCCCGCCGTGATCGTGCGCCATGCCGCCATTCCGGGATCTCAACCCGCGCGGCCGGCGATCAGCACCAGCACCAGCACCAGCACCACCAGCGGCGCGGACCAGGTCATCGGCAACGTCACAGTCAACGCCACAGTCAACGCCACAGTCAACGCGGCCGTCGATGGCGTGGCCGACGGCAGTGTCGCCCTGGTCACCATTCGTATCCCCACCGACCGAATCGGCGTGCAGCTCGCCGTGGCGGAGGCATTTCGGATGCTGGCGGTGGGTGGTGTCTGTCTGCTCGCGGGGGCCAACGACGAAGGCGCCAAATCGGCTGCCAAATTGTTGCAGGCCGTATTCGGTGAAGCCACCGTGGAGGCCCAACACAGCGGGCATCGCATGGTGCGAGCGGTGAAGCGCCATGACCGGGCGGGCGACCACGCCATCTTCGCGCTCCCCTGGCTCGACCTCGGACACTTTCACGCCGTGCCGGTGCAGTTCGCCGGGAATGGCAACCCGGCATTGGCCTTCCGCCAGTTCACCCGGCCGGGCGTGTTTTCGTGGGAGCATCTCGACGAAGCCACGGTGCTGCTGGCTGACGTGATGAACATCCGTCGTGGAGACCGGGTGCTGGACCTGGGCTGCGGGGCCGGCGCACTGGGGGTGGTCGCGTCGATACGCTCGGGAGTGCCGGCCGTGTTGGCCGACGCCGACGCGGATGCGGTGCGTGGTGCGCAGCGCACGGCACGGGAGGCCGGTGTACCGGACGTGCGCGTTCTGGCCAGCGACGTGGCGTCTGCGGTGGAAGATCAGGCTTTCGATGTGGTGGTGTCGAACCCCCCGTTCCATGTCGGCAAGTCCATCGATCTGACCGTGCCGCGGGCATTCATCGACGACGCCTGGCGGACCCTCGCACCGGGCGGACGCCTGTACATCGTGGCCAATCGCACGTTGCCGTATGAGCGCCTGATCGATGCGCGCTTCGGAGAAGTGCGGACGGCCCACGATGGACGGCGCTTCAAGGTGTTGGGCGCGGTTCGTTCATGA
- a CDS encoding PdxA family dehydrogenase — protein MSTAGDPRGVTLGITLGDPRGIGPEIVGKALRDSRVEALGAFWQVIGPSGTGVPVDVDLGPWQPSGDAQADLATGGRLAGLAVERATAMAQRGTIDGMVTAPLDKAALKAGGYDYPGHTEMLAALTGVPTTMMLASDRLRVVLATTHIALRDVPVSLTAAAIRQAAQATEAGLRADLGIPVPRIVLCALNPHAGDHGRFGDEDDTLLAPLARELGLHGPLPADTVFVRALRGEFDAVIAPYHDVGMTAIKVASFGSAVNITLGLPFVRTSPDHGTAIDIAGQGVASAESLIQAMTTAVGLVRRRHTTAG, from the coding sequence GTGAGTACCGCAGGCGACCCTCGCGGCGTCACCCTCGGCATCACGCTGGGGGACCCGCGTGGCATCGGTCCCGAAATTGTGGGCAAGGCGCTCCGTGACTCCCGTGTGGAGGCACTGGGCGCCTTCTGGCAGGTGATCGGTCCGTCGGGAACGGGCGTGCCGGTGGATGTGGATCTGGGGCCCTGGCAACCTTCAGGGGATGCGCAGGCGGATCTGGCAACGGGTGGTCGTCTGGCCGGCCTGGCCGTGGAGCGCGCCACTGCCATGGCGCAGCGCGGCACGATTGACGGCATGGTCACCGCGCCGCTCGACAAGGCGGCACTCAAGGCCGGTGGTTACGACTATCCGGGGCACACCGAGATGCTGGCGGCTCTCACCGGAGTGCCCACCACGATGATGCTGGCGTCCGATCGGCTGCGGGTGGTGCTCGCCACGACGCACATCGCGCTACGTGATGTACCGGTATCCCTGACCGCCGCGGCCATTCGTCAGGCCGCGCAGGCCACGGAAGCCGGGCTGCGGGCCGATCTGGGCATTCCCGTGCCCCGAATTGTCCTGTGTGCCCTCAACCCCCACGCCGGGGACCACGGGCGGTTTGGCGACGAAGATGACACGCTGCTTGCGCCTCTGGCCCGGGAGCTCGGGCTGCATGGCCCTTTGCCCGCCGACACGGTCTTTGTGCGCGCCCTGCGGGGCGAGTTCGATGCGGTCATCGCCCCGTACCACGACGTGGGCATGACGGCCATCAAGGTGGCCAGTTTTGGCAGCGCGGTGAACATCACCCTCGGGCTGCCTTTTGTACGGACCTCGCCAGATCATGGCACCGCGATCGACATTGCGGGGCAGGGCGTGGCCAGCGCCGAGAGTCTGATTCAGGCCATGACGACGGCCGTGGGGCTTGTCCGCCGCCGGCATACAACGGCGGGCTGA
- a CDS encoding TlpA family protein disulfide reductase produces the protein MTDDPERLAASGGPPSDKAATDPSVRRRWPAWASWSNLVFAAVLLWAAPRCWPHVEALVGARAKERRQPSYAITTRAGGLLTPDSLRGRVVLVNIWATWCPPCRAEMPLLQQLAEAYASDSVVVLGLSVDRGPARTVDAFLAERGITYPVAIVSDEVVRAFGGVRGYPTSLLLDKQGVVRHTVMGPVGPVTLRPALRRLIAEPRDAASPPPRH, from the coding sequence ATGACCGATGATCCGGAGCGCCTTGCCGCCTCCGGCGGGCCACCCTCTGACAAGGCCGCGACCGACCCATCTGTCCGCCGCCGTTGGCCAGCATGGGCGTCGTGGTCGAATCTGGTGTTTGCCGCAGTACTGCTCTGGGCAGCGCCCCGGTGCTGGCCGCACGTGGAGGCGTTGGTGGGGGCCCGCGCCAAAGAGCGTCGCCAGCCCTCGTATGCGATCACGACGCGCGCTGGGGGCCTGCTTACACCGGACAGTCTGCGCGGGCGCGTGGTCCTGGTGAACATCTGGGCCACCTGGTGCCCACCATGTCGGGCCGAGATGCCGTTGCTGCAACAGCTCGCTGAGGCCTACGCGTCCGACAGTGTGGTGGTGCTGGGGTTGTCGGTGGATCGTGGGCCGGCGCGCACCGTGGACGCGTTCCTCGCCGAGCGTGGCATCACCTATCCGGTGGCGATCGTGTCCGACGAGGTGGTACGGGCCTTCGGTGGCGTGCGGGGCTATCCCACCAGTTTGCTGCTCGACAAGCAGGGCGTGGTGCGCCATACGGTGATGGGTCCGGTGGGGCCGGTCACCCTGCGTCCGGCGCTTCGCCGCCTGATCGCCGAGCCGCGAGACGCAGCGTCTCCACCTCCGCGGCACTGA
- the typA gene encoding translational GTPase TypA — MEIRNVAIIAHVDHGKTTLVDKMLRQAGAFRENQVVEERVMDSNPLEKERGITILAKNTSIRWNDTKINIVDTPGHADFGGEVERILRMVDGVLLVVDAFDGPMPQTRFVLRKALELGRTPIIVINKIDRPGADPLRVHDEVLSLFIELEATEAQLESPVVYCSAKQGISTLDMDVEAVDFVPLYETIVKTVPPPPSDAEGPFQMLVSTIDYSAYLGRIAIGRVERGTVNMGDAISLVTTDPSQAPIRGRVTKLYGYEGLDRVEIPSASAGEIVQLAGFEDVDIGNTLTDPATPEALEGISVEEPTISVDFVVNNSPFAGREGKFVTSRQIRERLYKELERNVALKVEDSDTTDAWSVSGRGELHLSILMETMRREGFEFQVSRPRVITRVNEQGQKLEPFEELSIDVPEDYMGVVIEKLGPRKAEMIEMKNPGQGLVRLLYRIPARGLFGFRSEFLTDTRGTGIMHHRFLEYGAWAGALAGRSRGVLVSMEAGTIIAFALFNLQDRSTLFVTPGDAVYEGMLVGENSRPGDMDVNPTKEKKLSNMRSKGADEAIVLEPPRQLTLESALEYIEDDELIEVTPQSIRLRKRMLAASDRKRVTREVKRERERA, encoded by the coding sequence ATGGAAATTCGTAACGTCGCCATCATCGCGCACGTCGACCACGGGAAGACGACCCTCGTCGACAAGATGCTCCGTCAGGCTGGTGCCTTCCGGGAAAACCAGGTCGTCGAAGAGCGCGTGATGGATTCGAATCCGCTCGAAAAAGAGCGGGGGATCACGATTCTCGCCAAGAACACCTCCATCCGGTGGAACGACACGAAGATCAACATCGTGGATACCCCGGGGCACGCCGATTTCGGTGGGGAAGTGGAGCGTATTCTGCGCATGGTGGACGGTGTGTTGCTCGTCGTCGATGCCTTCGACGGTCCGATGCCGCAGACCCGCTTCGTGCTGCGCAAAGCGCTCGAGCTGGGCCGCACGCCCATCATCGTGATCAACAAGATCGATCGTCCCGGCGCAGATCCGCTGCGCGTGCATGATGAAGTGTTGTCGCTGTTCATCGAACTCGAAGCCACCGAAGCGCAGCTCGAGTCGCCGGTGGTGTATTGCAGCGCCAAGCAGGGTATCTCCACGCTCGACATGGACGTGGAAGCCGTGGACTTCGTGCCGCTGTACGAGACCATCGTGAAGACGGTGCCGCCGCCGCCCAGTGATGCGGAAGGGCCGTTCCAGATGCTCGTGTCGACGATCGACTATTCGGCCTACCTGGGCCGCATCGCGATCGGTCGCGTGGAGCGGGGCACGGTGAACATGGGGGATGCGATCTCCCTGGTGACCACCGATCCCTCTCAGGCGCCGATCCGTGGCCGCGTGACCAAGCTGTATGGCTATGAAGGCCTGGATCGCGTGGAGATCCCGTCGGCCTCGGCCGGTGAGATCGTGCAGTTGGCCGGCTTCGAAGATGTCGACATCGGCAACACCTTGACCGACCCGGCGACCCCCGAAGCGCTGGAAGGGATCAGCGTGGAAGAGCCGACGATCAGCGTGGACTTCGTCGTGAACAATTCCCCGTTCGCCGGTCGCGAAGGGAAGTTCGTGACGTCGCGTCAGATCCGTGAACGGCTCTACAAGGAGCTGGAGCGGAATGTGGCGCTCAAGGTCGAAGACAGCGACACCACGGATGCGTGGAGTGTGTCCGGTCGCGGTGAACTGCACCTCTCCATTCTCATGGAGACCATGCGCCGCGAAGGGTTCGAGTTCCAGGTCTCGCGCCCGCGTGTGATCACGCGTGTGAATGAGCAGGGACAGAAGCTCGAGCCGTTCGAAGAACTGTCCATCGACGTGCCCGAAGACTACATGGGCGTGGTGATCGAAAAGCTCGGTCCGCGCAAAGCGGAAATGATCGAGATGAAGAACCCGGGACAGGGGCTCGTGCGATTGCTGTATCGCATTCCAGCCCGTGGATTGTTCGGGTTCCGCAGCGAGTTCCTCACCGACACGCGCGGCACCGGTATCATGCACCACCGTTTCCTCGAATACGGGGCGTGGGCGGGTGCCCTGGCGGGCCGTTCGCGCGGTGTGCTGGTGTCGATGGAAGCGGGTACCATCATCGCGTTTGCCCTCTTCAATCTGCAGGATCGTTCGACGCTCTTCGTGACCCCCGGTGATGCCGTGTACGAGGGCATGCTGGTGGGAGAAAATTCCCGTCCTGGTGACATGGACGTGAATCCCACGAAGGAAAAGAAGCTCTCGAACATGCGCTCGAAGGGTGCCGACGAAGCGATCGTGCTGGAGCCGCCCCGTCAGCTCACGCTCGAGAGTGCGCTCGAATACATCGAAGACGATGAACTGATCGAAGTCACGCCGCAGAGCATTCGCCTGCGCAAGCGGATGCTTGCGGCGAGCGATCGGAAGCGCGTGACCCGTGAAGTGAAGCGCGAGCGGGAACGCGCGTAA
- a CDS encoding peptidylprolyl isomerase yields MNRPLLFSMLTGVAILAAPVSHSHAQDTTAAKAAKAVVPDSSKTIPVDGIAAIVGDQVILVSEVMSSVNSARAQGAKIESAKDLSKLEQDALQQLIEAELLVQKAKLEKIEVNDVELQSGVDSREKQARGNFSTDAEFRQALKENGFGTVEEWRKMQLDAARRSKLQQEVMQKLQRDGKVTAVNVTNAEIDEAYEEAKTQLPRKEARVGMRQIVVATKPSEDAKKKARVKIDSLRAQLDKHPEDFENIAKRESMDGTRELGGDLGWNRRGRMVPEFDRMMFALNPGVISPVLETGFGYHIIRVDRVQPAEVKARHILIRPTVDSVDEGRTKLLADSVAGAWRKGGSYDSLSVKFHDESGGEEKTIPEYPRSELPEAYRNALEGAKLNDIIGPFAIPDPAAGANKFIIAQVTLLDEGGEMTVTEARTRIREHLAGEKKMRRLIDSLKQQTYVSVRYAPDRQGEP; encoded by the coding sequence ATGAATCGTCCTCTGTTGTTCTCCATGCTCACCGGCGTCGCGATCCTCGCGGCGCCGGTATCGCATTCCCACGCGCAGGACACCACTGCCGCGAAGGCCGCCAAGGCTGTCGTACCGGATTCGTCGAAGACGATCCCGGTGGACGGCATAGCAGCCATCGTGGGCGATCAGGTGATCCTGGTGTCGGAAGTGATGTCCTCGGTCAACTCGGCCCGCGCGCAGGGGGCCAAGATCGAGAGCGCGAAGGATCTTTCCAAGCTGGAGCAGGACGCGCTCCAACAGCTCATCGAAGCGGAACTGCTGGTCCAGAAGGCCAAGCTCGAGAAGATCGAGGTCAACGATGTCGAACTGCAGTCGGGCGTCGACAGCCGTGAGAAACAGGCCCGCGGCAACTTCTCCACGGACGCGGAATTCCGTCAGGCGCTGAAGGAGAATGGCTTCGGCACGGTGGAGGAGTGGCGCAAGATGCAGCTCGACGCCGCACGCCGGAGTAAGCTGCAGCAGGAGGTCATGCAGAAGTTGCAGCGTGACGGCAAGGTGACGGCGGTGAACGTCACCAACGCCGAGATCGACGAAGCGTACGAAGAGGCCAAGACGCAGCTACCCCGCAAGGAAGCGCGCGTGGGCATGCGGCAGATCGTCGTGGCCACCAAGCCGTCCGAGGACGCGAAGAAGAAGGCGCGCGTGAAAATCGATTCCTTGCGCGCGCAGCTCGACAAACACCCCGAGGACTTCGAGAACATCGCCAAGCGTGAGTCGATGGATGGCACCCGTGAACTCGGTGGCGATCTGGGGTGGAACCGCCGTGGTCGCATGGTCCCGGAGTTCGATCGCATGATGTTCGCGCTCAACCCGGGCGTGATCAGTCCCGTGCTGGAAACGGGCTTCGGCTATCACATCATTCGGGTTGACCGCGTACAGCCGGCCGAAGTGAAAGCGCGTCACATCCTCATCCGTCCGACGGTGGATTCGGTGGATGAGGGGCGTACGAAGCTGCTGGCGGATTCCGTGGCTGGCGCCTGGCGCAAGGGCGGCAGCTACGACTCACTCAGCGTGAAGTTCCATGACGAATCGGGTGGTGAAGAAAAGACCATTCCCGAGTATCCGCGCAGCGAGCTGCCCGAGGCGTATCGCAATGCCCTGGAGGGCGCGAAGCTGAACGACATCATCGGACCGTTTGCCATTCCGGATCCGGCGGCGGGTGCGAACAAGTTCATCATCGCCCAGGTGACGTTGCTCGACGAAGGCGGTGAGATGACGGTGACCGAAGCACGGACGCGCATCCGGGAGCACCTGGCCGGCGAGAAGAAGATGCGCCGTCTGATCGACTCCCTGAAGCAGCAGACGTACGTGTCGGTGCGGTATGCGCCTGACCGGCAGGGCGAGCCCTGA
- a CDS encoding pseudouridine synthase, producing the protein MLLSRYLARLGYGSRKQVDILIRQHRVTTRDGVALRDGECPPHDTLAVDGEPLDPPEGAVVLLHKPLGYVCSTNDRPPIVYELLPSRFLSRSPVMATVGRLDADTSGLLLLTDDGALNHRITSPRTHVPKTYRVTLAESLHGDEAAQFASGTLMLKGEDAPLRPATLFVHDARTVDLSLVEGRYHQVRRMFAATGNHVVTLQRIALGSLTLEGLAEGEWRVLSAAEVETLRLAARRSGGEAPDAG; encoded by the coding sequence ATGTTGCTTTCCCGCTATCTCGCTCGACTGGGCTACGGCTCGCGCAAGCAGGTGGACATCCTCATTCGGCAGCACCGTGTCACGACCCGCGACGGGGTCGCTCTTCGTGACGGTGAATGCCCCCCGCATGACACGCTCGCGGTGGACGGGGAACCCCTCGACCCACCGGAAGGCGCCGTCGTGCTGTTGCACAAGCCGCTGGGCTATGTGTGCTCCACCAATGATCGGCCGCCGATCGTGTATGAGTTGCTGCCGTCGCGGTTCCTGTCGCGATCACCCGTCATGGCCACGGTCGGACGGCTGGACGCCGACACCAGTGGGCTACTGCTGCTGACCGATGATGGCGCGCTCAATCATCGCATCACGTCACCACGCACCCACGTGCCGAAGACGTACCGGGTCACACTCGCCGAGTCGTTGCACGGCGATGAAGCCGCCCAGTTTGCGAGCGGCACGCTGATGCTCAAGGGCGAAGACGCACCCCTGCGCCCGGCCACGCTCTTTGTACACGACGCAAGGACCGTCGACCTGTCACTCGTGGAGGGACGGTACCATCAGGTCCGGCGCATGTTCGCCGCCACCGGCAATCATGTCGTGACACTGCAGCGCATCGCGCTCGGATCACTCACCCTCGAAGGGCTCGCCGAGGGGGAGTGGCGCGTACTCAGTGCCGCGGAGGTGGAGACGCTGCGTCTCGCGGCTCGGCGATCAGGCGGCGAAGCGCCGGACGCAGGGTGA
- a CDS encoding foldase protein PrsA: protein MKSSRLSVLALVAFAVACGAASNPDVAAKAGDTELSSARLAEVLAQSQAPLEKDVARNIAELWVNYQLVGLAAANNDSLSDAKVMQEALWSQIDNIRVKKFYDNVSKGWDSLSPGTDESRYMSGEALAARHILVKTEPNATPEQIGVAKKKADGILAEATTANFAVLAAKSDEPGAKERGGDLGLFQRGMMVPEFEKCLLVLKPGEISKEVCQTSFGFHIIYRSPFADVAEKFAPVAKQRNVAIAESTYLAKLETSHGVKIESSAPVKAKAIAKNPLGYVKDNAALASYKGGSLSASRFAQWVMAYPPQAQIRPQLVAAPDTLVEKFVKQIVRNELVLKQADSAKSQADTSELQVLFMNFKSDVPRVWGGLGIDPTKLTDSANTSKPKVAAARVDSFYNRLVKNEVPFVEVSYPLAHALQSKYPFSINETGLDKVIEKAKTLRASSDSSKAQTAPTGTAPATPPDTTQK from the coding sequence ATGAAATCGTCCCGTTTGTCCGTTCTTGCGCTCGTTGCGTTTGCCGTCGCCTGTGGCGCGGCGTCCAATCCCGACGTGGCAGCCAAGGCCGGCGACACTGAGCTCTCGTCGGCCCGACTCGCGGAGGTCCTCGCGCAGTCGCAGGCGCCGCTCGAGAAGGACGTGGCGCGGAACATCGCAGAACTCTGGGTCAACTATCAGCTCGTCGGTCTCGCTGCGGCGAACAACGACTCGCTGAGCGACGCCAAGGTGATGCAGGAAGCCCTCTGGTCGCAGATCGACAACATCCGCGTCAAGAAGTTCTACGACAATGTGTCCAAGGGCTGGGATTCGCTCTCGCCGGGCACGGATGAATCGCGGTACATGAGCGGCGAAGCCCTGGCGGCGCGCCACATCCTTGTGAAGACCGAGCCGAACGCCACGCCCGAGCAGATCGGCGTCGCCAAGAAGAAGGCGGATGGCATCCTGGCCGAGGCCACCACGGCCAACTTTGCGGTACTCGCCGCCAAGAGCGATGAGCCGGGCGCCAAGGAACGTGGTGGTGATCTGGGTCTGTTCCAGCGTGGCATGATGGTGCCGGAGTTCGAGAAGTGCCTGCTCGTGCTCAAGCCGGGTGAGATCTCGAAGGAAGTCTGTCAGACGTCCTTCGGTTTCCATATCATCTACCGTTCGCCGTTCGCCGATGTGGCGGAGAAGTTTGCGCCGGTGGCCAAGCAGCGGAACGTGGCCATTGCTGAGAGCACCTACCTGGCGAAGCTCGAGACGTCGCATGGCGTCAAGATCGAAAGCAGCGCGCCGGTGAAGGCCAAGGCCATCGCCAAGAACCCGCTCGGCTACGTGAAGGACAACGCCGCGCTCGCCAGCTACAAGGGTGGCTCGCTCAGTGCCTCACGCTTCGCGCAGTGGGTCATGGCGTACCCACCGCAGGCGCAGATCCGTCCGCAGTTGGTGGCGGCGCCGGACACGCTGGTCGAGAAGTTCGTCAAGCAGATCGTGCGCAACGAACTGGTGCTCAAGCAGGCGGACAGCGCCAAGTCGCAGGCCGATACGAGCGAACTGCAGGTGCTGTTCATGAACTTCAAGTCGGACGTGCCGCGGGTGTGGGGCGGTCTGGGTATCGACCCGACCAAGCTCACGGACAGCGCCAACACCAGCAAGCCGAAGGTGGCCGCCGCCCGCGTCGACTCCTTCTACAACCGTCTGGTGAAGAACGAAGTGCCGTTTGTCGAGGTGTCGTACCCGCTCGCCCATGCCCTGCAGAGCAAGTACCCGTTCTCGATCAATGAGACGGGGCTCGACAAGGTGATCGAGAAGGCGAAGACCCTGCGGGCGTCGTCGGATTCCAGCAAGGCGCAGACGGCACCGACCGGCACCGCGCCGGCCACGCCGCCCGACACCACCCAGAAGTAA